In one window of Armatimonadota bacterium DNA:
- a CDS encoding DUF523 domain-containing protein: protein MTRNTFEKQAFLLPPGECPPLLAPVLISACLLGIPCRWHGRRAKRRDALLARLKQRYVLIPICPEQLGGMPTPRTSEGLAGAIGADALDGRARLIAPETGEDVTRFHIAGARFALEIAEIVGARRAYLKSGSPSCDREGVTGELLRRAGIEVVRVA from the coding sequence ATGACTCGCAACACGTTCGAGAAGCAAGCGTTTCTTTTGCCGCCCGGGGAGTGCCCTCCGCTTCTGGCCCCGGTCCTCATCAGTGCCTGTCTCCTGGGCATTCCCTGTCGTTGGCATGGTCGGCGTGCGAAGCGTCGCGACGCCCTGTTGGCGCGGCTTAAGCAGCGCTATGTCCTGATCCCTATCTGCCCCGAGCAGCTGGGTGGAATGCCGACGCCCCGCACGAGCGAGGGATTAGCCGGTGCCATCGGCGCAGATGCCCTTGACGGCAGGGCACGCCTGATCGCTCCTGAAACCGGCGAGGACGTGACGCGCTTTCACATCGCTGGCGCGCGCTTCGCGCTGGAGATCGCGGAAATCGTCGGCGCGCGGCGGGCATACTTGAAGTCCGGCAGCCCCTCCTGTGACCGCGAGGGCGTAACCGGCGAACTGCTCCGCCGCGCCGGGATCGAAGTCGTTCGGGTCGCATAG